Within Aricia agestis chromosome Z, ilAriAges1.1, whole genome shotgun sequence, the genomic segment GCTAGTGTGTCAAATAGCGCAAGGACGCTGTCAGTAAAGTATTGTGTCATATCATTTACGTCTGTCATATTCATGATCGAGTGCCAGTCAATAGTATTAATAGTATCATCCAAGTCAGTCAAGTCAATATCTCTAATGGGtctgaatttaatttttgtaacaactggttttatttaggtatattaataaaaaacgtAAGAAAAGCATGACTACTGAGGTCAGCTATATAGTCGATAGATACTCGGTCCAGATCGATATTCGTACAGACAAGGTCGATAAGTGTGTctgtatttgttgaaaaatgtgTCGCCTCCGTAGCGCATTGACGCAACCGGTGAATGGACAAAAAATCCTGTAATGTTTTATAACTGTAATTATTAGTATGACAATTAAgaaaattgatattaaaatcACCTGTTAGATATATAAAATCGTGGGCTGGTAAGTTGGTGATAGTATCGGTAAGGGCATCTAGAAACGAATTAACGGAAAACCAAGGCGGCCGGTAAGCTGtaccaatataaataattttgccgTTAGCCTTAAAAGACAGCCACATTTGCTCGACATTAGGTGGTGATGTGTAGCGCGTGTATGTTTGTATCGTCAAACCCTTCCTAATGTAGAAGCCTACACCACCACCGCGCAAGCGAACTGCGTCCTGTCGGGGTTTGTGCACGAGCCGGTAGCCCGGCACCTTCGGCGCGCGGCCGTCTTCGCCAGGTCTTAACCACGTTTCATTAATGGCGACTATATCGCAGTTATGACGATCCATGGCAATCAGGAATTCATCATGTCGGGATCCTAGCGAGCCGGGATTAAGAAAACcaacttttactttttttagttTAAGCATTTTGAGAAGATATAGCATGTTCTAATATACTAATCCggttataatattgaaaaatagatgtttttAAAGAGTTCTCGGCgctaattaaaaacttataatatgGTATAATATagcacataaaatatattaaattacttgtatcgtaataatatgaaattaagtATACATAAGTGAATAGAAATGTTAACTTATTGTAATGACTagctaacataataatattatacgtaatCAAAGTATAACAGAGTAGTcgcatttttaatttcataaggATCGACCTCGAGATGTTCAGTCTAAACCTACTCACTAGTCCAGTCATAATCATCTTGAGAACTAAAACATATTGTATACTtagagattttaaaaatttgtttgacagtgtataataataaaaacaaaagaatagTAACAAACAAAACCTGACGTAGGAAGAATTTATAGAGAAGTAACTTATTAgattaacattaataattattattttacgtaTTTGTACTAAAGTTAGTGTTGGCCGTCGTGTAAATTTTTTAGGTAATAAGAGCACTCTAATTCTTCTATTTTACAAAAGCCAGATTGCCTTTGAGCAtctattaataacaaaaaatatgctAAAATTAACAAAGTCAGTAATGAATAAAGTTTTAGTACACAAAACACGGTTTTTGCTTGAGTATTTGAAAAAAGATATtctatatattttacataaagaTGCTGTCGGCAgatcaattttaaaatacaataataataatatgttaaaaatgtcTTAAAGTAGTAagtaaaaatagtgtttttgaaaacaaaattattatgcaGTTTGACTAACATTTGCGCAATTAAAAACCCGCGCCAGATCTGCATCACATCGTATAGAGAACACCGGTTTCCCGTCGCCCTGGCGAACGTAGATTCTGCCTCGTTTGGTCCACGAGTACCGCCACTGCAGCCGCCGGCACTCCTCGCGGGCCTGGTGGAACAGCACGCGGTTAGCGCGCGTCAGCCGCTCGTTGACGTAGACGCGGCGCGGCGCTCCGGGCGCACCCAGGTCGGCGCTGCTGAGCGTGCGGCGCACACGGGCGGCGCGCAGCAGCTCGTCGCGCAGGTCTCGCCGCGCCAGCCGCACCACGATGCGCCGCGCGCGCCTCTCCTCCGCCGCCGTGGCGTCGCCCGTGGGGGACCGCTCCACTGCGCCAACCCGCTCGGCGAACACTATATCGGTGCTGCTCAGCTGAACACCTAATTTAGCTGCCAGGACTGTGACCGTGTGTGTGGTGTTTTCGCCCGTACTCTCGGGCAGGTTACCCACGTCCAGGTCCGCCAGCAGAGCCTCCTGATCTCTGTCATTGAGCTCGGATTTGAGCTGTGAGACCACCTGCTCCAGATCAGCTACCTTGGACGACGATGTTTTCTCGACCACTTCTACTCGACGCTCCAGGCCCTCCAGCCGCTTAAGTACCTCAGTTCGCCACTCCTGCATCTCCTGGCGGTACTCTCGAAGCTCCGCCATGTAGAGGGCCATCTCTCTACGCATCTCAACTACGTCGGTAAAGTCTCCCGGGTACATTTGTGAGGACGGGTGGAATGTGCTGTTTACTGAGTTAAGGCCAGATAAATCACTTTGGCTCCTATCGTTTTTGTCACTACAGGCAGAACAAGACCAGTCTTTCATCTCAGCGCTAGCGCCGAcacattttttatgataaattCCCGAGCATGAACTACACTTAGCGACATCTTGCGGCTTAACAGACTTGGCGCATGTTTTGCATTTATTCATCCttgaaaatgttattaaaattgaaatttatggACCTTTATATGACGTAGTACCAAGCACCTCgcatagatggcgcttttaaggACACGGTTTatcgatatttattatttttgaaattaaaattagattaaacTAAGCAGTCAATTAAACATTAATCACTTAACACATATGCCACCAACAACATTCACTgcgttatattttaaagtacaatattgatattaacttttattgttattactttttttgcGCGCGAAATGCACTGAAAGTCACTTTCTAGTTCTTGAaggttataacttaaaaaatattattttaaaatctaacACAATAACGCTattttcccttttttctctcactGTTAGGTTCTTTGCAGGTctaatttgaataatattaactttatttgcgAAGTTGCActgtaaaactatttttttcgtATTTCTAAACGCGGAGTGAAACTGAAACAATGTTGATCGAatggcgcgcgcgcgggggtccctatatattatttgtaaaattaaaaatcaccgtgttaggtgatttaacatgacattagggcatggtggatcgctcgatagctctaacaggccattaactgatttaacaagccattatttatttaacattgcttgatgaaactgggtctagcCTAGTAGAATTATTGTTTGtaaaaacacgaccggtttcggtTCTGTTTTTagctaatccatactaatattataaatgcgaaagtatctctgtctgtctgtctgtctgtctgtctgtctgtctgtctgtctgtcttgctttcacgccaaatctactgaaccgattgcaatgaaattttgtatacagttattctagagtctgagaaaggacataggctacattttgatgtgggaaaatatcttatttccatgaaaatttcgatgaaaatgaattcgcattgcgcgtggccagcgctcatcccgggggtcctgggttcgagtcccgcaggcggaacaaaaagttttcaattttcctgggtcttggatgtgtattaaaataaaatttcaaatataaatgtcatttttatgaagtaggcatattgtattatgtataattgaaattttaattttattattattattaaaagcttgctctgtatgtatgtaagtatgtatgttcgggtgaaatcttggaactcaattttggtgtagatatatttaaccgatcgagctgaaattttgcaggcacgtttagtttggatgacaattgacaatacatgatattgtatgtgacatcactctaaatccaatatggccgaccatccaagatggcgaaatagttattttctatgcagttctacaatatggatattaaatgaaagggctttttgagagtaactcgaaattcgaaaacgaaaataatgtcatactacatccaatatggcgtctcatacaagatagaggtatagttatttttaatgcacttctgcaatatgggtatcaaatgaaagggctcattgagagtaactcggaaaagaatgtaatgtcattctacatccaataatTATGGCGCCTCTTTCAAGGTAGggggatataaaaataaataaaaataaaaatagcctttattctACCACCATACAGGAATATTgctacattattaattattataattatattagaatgttgctacattaataattttattagaattacacattaatatatattttcttaaatcattattattggtATCACAACAATtgctttaaacattttaacttgttaattttaaagatttttcaattataattttaataataatagtaataatagtaatattagttTAGCAATATCTTATTAGTAATTCCTTAAACCTAAGATGTGGAAGTCGCCTCTTTGGCGTAGGCCTCCCCCAGTCTTCTCCAGGTATCTCTGTCTCTCGCTTTCCTTCTCCAATTTAATCCACAGGTAGggggatatagttatttttaatgcacttctgcaatatgggtatcaaaaaaaagggctcattgagagtaagtcggaaacgaatgtaatgtcattctatatccaatatggcggctcatctaagacaagggaatatagttattttaaagcacttctgcaatatgcgtatcaaacaaaaaggcttattGACAGTAGGTAAATTTAAAAGTCatgtcgtgccgtgtcgtgtcgtatcgtgtcgtatcgtaacatgacgtgacgtgtagtatcgtaacatgacgtgacgtgtcgtatcgtgtcgtgtcgtgtcgtgtcgtgttgtgtcgtgtcgtttcgtgtcgtgtcatgtcgtgtcgtgtcgtgccgtgtcgtgtcgtgtcgtgtcgtgtcgtgtcgtgtcgtgtcgtgtcgtgtcgtgtagaaaatgcctggttgaatccggtcattttttttatctttgatgttaacaaagctagggatttagaattttggTTATTAGGAGCAAGTAtcaaaactagcttaacctccaaattacatgaaatttagATAAATAGTTTAGTAGTTACagatggtcaaagttactacattttgtcactcactgactgacagatcatcaaaattctaaggtacttctagcagacttagaaccttgaaatttggtacccggatagatctttattcacaattaaatgaaaaattatgaaaacggccaagtgcgagtcggactggcgtacgtagggttccgtaccgtaaatttttatgggttaaataataattttatttaatttttattattaattattaaagtttaaacacaGTTGAGTATttcctgaaattttcaaaaaccttactgctaccattatggatatagagcaaaaaacaagaaaaaaattgtgtttgttgtatgaggcccctattaataatttattttattttaattgcacTATTAGCTCTTATAActacaccagaaatacataatttgtgaaaattgcaactatctaactattgcggttctcgagatccagcctggtgacatacggatggcagacggacagacagcaaaggcttattaataatagggtcccgtgtcTCGGTcccgaaaagaaaaaaaaaccttcaaaaaagaaatgaaatcccaccaaaacataaaatgtaaaaggagccaagcaaaatattgcatagctttaattaataataaagcagaaaaattgtaacacctttttgtaccatattctgagcaaataaatgaattatgaattataaatacttctgtcgtaaaaagttttcagatcataTTCAAGCCAAGcattcaacttattttgtaactagctgttgcccgcgacttcgtccgcgtagacTTTATAGtaattgttcccgtacatcgattgagtcgtttacgcgcgaatcagaaaattatattgtgtgggaatcgcacatttttccgggacaaaaaacattccttgtcccagattcaaattagtatctccaatctccatgccaaatttcatcaaaatatattaaatagtttaggcgagaatcataaaagattattgtgcgggaaccgtatatttttcgggataaaaagtatcccttgtcctttccaatcactgaaagtattgccgtgccaaatttcatcaaaatagattgaatagtttagactttaggcgataatcataaaagtttattgtgcgggaaccgtacattttccgggacaaaattagtattccttgtcctttctcaagactcaaagtatctccatacctaattctatcaaaatatattgaatagtttacaggcaaatcataaaagtatattgtgcagtaaacagtaatttttccgggacaaaatgtatcctatgttctttttcgggactcaaagtatttttataccaaatttcagcaaaatgggtccagccgttttcgcGTGATGTCTTGactcgtgaccacgcgaaatataacgttccgcgcagcttcgcccacgtaaattagatatttcacagagaaattagtccacaaaaaatagcctatgatccttcacgcagtctacttcttacctgtgccaaataacagaaaaattgctccagtagttcgtgagataagccctttcaaataatttgccccgttttttttccacattttcctctatttcttcgctcttattagtctgagcgtcataaaatataacctatagcctttctcgataaatgggctatctaacactgaaagaatttttcaaatcggaccagtagttcctgagattagcgcgttcaaataagccctttcaaataatgtccccaattttttccacacATTTCTCTAAtttctctattttttcgctcgcattagtcttagcgtgataaaatatagcctgtagcctttctcgataaatggaatatctaacactgaaagaatttttcaaatcggaccagtagttcctgagattagcgcgttcaaataaaccatttcaaataatttcacccGTTTTTCcccactttcctctatttcctctctcctattagtcttagcgcaataaaatatagcctatagcctttctcgataaataggctatctaacactgaaataatttttcaaataagccctttcaaataatttccccccgttttttccacactttcctctatttcttcgctcctattagtattagcgtgataaaatatagcctataatagccttcctcgataaatgagctacctatcactgaaaaaaattttcaaatcagactagtagtttctgagattagcgcgttcaaacaaacaaacaaacaaactaacaaactcttccgctttataatattagtatagatttaaatcaacattcagtaaatgtatcaattgatttctatattttataattattatagtggcttggcaatgagcacacgaagagaaacaaatataaaactgtatATTTGGAGgatttcatacttacacaatacacagacggcaagcgtaaattgttttagtatgtaacgagtaacgacgcatgtggccgatggtacccaataaatgcaattagtcgctgattatttctttagtgatcattgccaagccactataataattataaaatatagaaatctattgatacatttactgaatgttgatttaaattacaaaataagttgaatgcttggcttgaatgtgatctgaaatttttttacgacagaagtattcataattcataattcatatatTGTGTTCTAAAAAGGTGTTACAATTTTTCtgctttattattaattaaagctatgcaatattttgcttggcacCTTTTACGTTTTATGTTTTTGTGGGATAAACATTTCAAGGAGtgttttttaaaaaaagctttttttcaaaaagttttttcccgtggtgcttcccctttgttcggacatcaatgtcattacaatttgactgtctcccgctttgcttgaggagggaaattggatactcctactcctcctaaattcttctgattaatttcgttgcgggtcccaagacagatttagcttgtccctcgggcatccctgagatcatatcaaagggttttcgtggttggttaccactgttgatcctggtcatcctggcgacacaggagttgcagtggtgggaatgtgtggtgggcctttcacccattaaaaaaatatgtcattatCAGAATAGTGTTGCCAGTCATAACAAATGCTgggttaaggagtgagcacactgagacgggccgtgccggggctcagcgtgccagAACTAATCGCAAAAATCCACCTCCATAcgatttgtatggaagcggatgcgcgtatcgcacactgtgtcggggcgcagcggatggattccgcttccatacaaattgtatggaggcggatttttgcgatgagccccggcacgctgagccccggcacagcccgtctcagtgtgctcactcctttaaggtacgcgcacagtttgtcggcgcgtgccggggcggatcggggctcagcgcagcgcaaaatgcgctataacacactattgccgggcagggccgcatcgcattggcggattttgagtactttggatagcgCCAGTGATggctccagtgtgaccactcttaaatcactcgtgagtcgatatatcaaaaacgttgctatattctactaaaatctactagaccgtgttttagcttctaccgaaaatctaccttttTAATCAATGTATTCCATAGatgaagtattatagtatagatgtagtcttagcccgtcatcgcgtggccattttgtgcttattttcatacaagtagtgtgcgtatattttcttgaatatttttatttgtcgattatttcgaagcacattatgatacaggaaagaaagtcaattagtttatgatatcgattaactatagttcaagtgatgagaatccgtaaacacacgtaaaaagctatgcaatttttatagccaaattattaatttatgtgacatttttagcactaatgccttatatagcacgaataagggattaataaacttataaattatctttttagcttacaaaaataccgattgaaaagcccaaaaaacgttgttcaaaacttacgtatttaatgttaaatccacgtgtttgaggcattctttgacaaTTCtcatggtttattatttagcggaaccataAAACTCaataatatctagcattaaatgttcactaaaaacctttattaacacttttattacatgaaatatgccatccgactcctttgttatgtcctagtaagtaggatagaaggctctctccagtatatagtacctcaatgatgtattctacgtggttgaaactaaaataaaaccatagacttaatatatacaataaaactaaaatgtttaaaaaaattttggactactaaatcgttcattcatttcattttttCATTCATTTGGCCTCAAATTTACCAAAAAGTGtaaatctatgtgaagtgtggtcaactggtcacactgttgccggggcacagcgggtttgtcgggccttgccgggccttgtcgcattgacggaaatccacTGCGCCCCGatacagtgtgcgatacgcgcatccgcttccatacaaattgtatggaggcggatttttgcgatgagccccatCGCAAAAatgggggcaaatcagattttttttataagctaggtgtttttaaagaataaaaaattaataatttttagttgtaaaaatattgtaagtacctattgcaaacaaatggcaaaaattcgttttattatttttaatttttatcgataaaagtactagataatatacttattagggacgtcaacatgatccagggggggcagctgccatgatagatctacgcgagaaaaaatgtttgtcatgctagggtgaatagagatgaagagacaaaccatcaaacatcgagaaaacatgtagagtgagatatctcgttggcgtatgctaggtaggctggagGTCAGtgcttgtataatggagatcagtgtaTAGAACACACAGCCATCTGTTGGCCAGGTCTTGAACTTAAGTCTAGTAAAGTTTTGCCAGATAAAAAAACATTGTCTATGAATTTTAGTTGTCACATCAGGGAAATgtccattgaggtactatatacTACTTTATCTATGGAAGTGACATTTGAACATTTGAATCTGTGCAGTGATGAGTGAACAcgtgagtaatttgtattctgtggtgAACACTGAACTTTGaacaaatttaaattaataatctgtgttctgaagtctgaacaaacgtagtgattatattctctttggtctGAACAGTCAGTTGTCAATTTATCGGTAGGAAATTGTTACAAATTTTTGGCTGaaaactaaattttataaaatgtatactGTGTCTAAAGGACCAAGCAAGATTGTTGCAAAAACTCGCAGAGGTTGGTATCGCAATTCTTAAGTTCAGCTAAAAATGCCGTAACCTCAATGTTATCACGAGAGTGCTTTCAAAAATTTCCATTTTCAGGACTTGCACAGAATTTAGAAAGACTCGATAGTCGAAAGGATCATAACAGAAAGTCTTCGGATTCAGACAATGGAGAGATTATAGCGTAAGTTGctgtttttataatttcagtGTTGTGCAATATTTGGTAATGTAAtaatttcatcatagtttttacATAACCTCTTTCCGGACTCGGGAGGTCGCAAGCCGCTGTTTAAATGGTTAACTTAGATACGTTATTAACTTTTATGGCATTGAACATTTCAaaccattttttaaaatccttgttattttttattcttgtttTTCAGAATGCCAAAACCTGTTTTTCATTCCAATGGTAAAAAGACTGTACACCAAAAAGTACAATACAATGTGATAACACCACAACATGAagaaatgataaaatatatcagtGAAAGTAagtagtatttataataatacatccCAGATTTCAGTAttcttatataatttattttttatacaatgtaGCTAGACATACAGCAAGAGACCTATAACttttcaaatacataatattttacagtgaTGCTTATGAGGaaacgctaacactgtttttccatacaaacatattccccaatttactccctggacaatgcgtctagactagacaaatgatttttttatacaatattgggatcttttaaagctatgcctctactttcgattttttctaaattaactaataaataaaaaaaatgacccttcaaaaatcgcaaaaaagtATGCCCCACCAACCTACcaaccataaaacaaatttaaaagatctttaagacaaaataaaaatgtagaggCATAGACTAACTCTTCCtgaagttattaaaaaataataattagataggctctattttgaacgaggaatcagaggactatgttacctcgatttactctgtcctatctgtctctatcacaatacacgtgccggcgcagggtgaagtGTGATGCTAATAGTTTCTTTGTTTAAATTCTACTGTATCCGCATTCCATCttaaatagatatttttttatttagtgagATGCTGTATAGAATGTGTTCCTGCCCAAAATAGactatacaatacaatattatattgaaattttaaaaataaaactataaggGACACTCAAATAGaatgaagttatttcttatgtttaaaaaaacctgtatacatattctGCCGCACAATTCATAAACGCAGTAAGTACCACTTACTGCTTTTATGGTTCTTTTAGATATACGAGATGCTGATGTTAAGCTCTATAATAATCAAAAACCCATTTTTTCCTATCGTTTATACAAAAGCCAAACCATATTAACATAAATGCAGTAAAGAGCAGATTTATGATGTATGTACTTAGTATAACCGCAGTAAGAGTActcaaaaacttaattttacgTGAAAACCCATGCTCACTGAATAAGCAACATAACAAATATGCAGTATGtgccaatggggattgtccattttttttaaattttgctcattacaaaaacatttcgaggaataaggtcagtgatcgtttttctgtatataaacgaaaaaaatacccattagttacttatatttttgaacaaatacgtttaacctttgtttgaccttcgatggcattaaattagcaataaattcgaccaacattacgtttcgaacttttagtaagcttctcgtatcagctttcacataatgagaacttgcatttgacgaaccagccattataaataagattgaaaggaaatttaaaacatatgcagaggtcaattggcggccgatgatgacgtcagagcgaaactgaaaatttattgagaaaaaactagccaatgaatttcaaaattatttaatttatatgcttaaaataccctattttaacgaaaaaaaatataaaaagtacatgtgattttttttggacaatgcccattacgtcattcttgttatatttctaaaattattaatttagtctTGCACATAGTATACATAAAGTAAAGTCACTTAAGcactaaaaaaattgtttccatGGTCAAAACAGATGACTAGTACTTAACATTAATGCAGTACTTTACAATTATACTGCATACATATTAAGGGTCACCGAAGTGTTGTTTTAACTGCAACATGTTACAAATGACAATTACGGCATTTATAGTATGTGTGCGCATTGGTTAACCTTAAAtacgtttattattttaatgacgtGAACTCAAAAATAACGGACTTAAGTCTATCATAAATCTAATCTATTTAAGTCTTACTATTTTGAACACAGGTCTTTACACTCTAGCggctgtaaaaatataataaaaagcatTTTCAAAAGTAAGTTACCAATGTGAGATCAATAAATCATATACCGTACTTATACCTAAATGTTatgtagttaaaaaaattaaattttcaaaaagtgcttacaacaattttttaaacattgaaaataaatagtaattattatagtctgtaaatatttatttaaaatgtaaatgaattaGTTTTAGTATTATCGGCAAATTAACACCGTCCGTAAAAAAACCGTCTTCTATTTTCAGGCATTAGAGGAACTAACTTTTGGATAAGTAATTGCATTCTTTGTGGCTGCTGGTATTcctttaatttgtaattttagaGTGGGCTCTGCAATATAccatttagatatatttttaattatataactgATATATTTATCTAGGTATAAGGTTTATATAGGTATCAATTGCTTCATTGAATGTCACATTGATAACTTACTTTTGTATAGTAGTCCTatccagaatctgatggcagaattttaaaaaaatatccttgatcattggataaattttaagggttccgagccaaagggtaaaaatgggagcctgttattaagacttcgttgtctgtccgtctgtctgtctccaggctgtatcacaagaatcgctatagctagctattaaaattaatatctaagggaagcattttatacataaaaatgcttcccttagatattaattttattttgtttttggtatattttgttgttatagaggcaacatatgcacaatctgtaaaaaattcagaagtctagctatagcgattcttgtgatacagcctggagacagacagacggacagacaacgaagtcttaataacagggtcccatttttaccctttggctcggaacccttaaaatttatccaatgatcaaggatattttttttaaattctgcc encodes:
- the LOC121738304 gene encoding uncharacterized protein LOC121738304, yielding MNKCKTCAKSVKPQDVAKCSSCSGIYHKKCVGASAEMKDWSCSACSDKNDRSQSDLSGLNSVNSTFHPSSQMYPGDFTDVVEMRREMALYMAELREYRQEMQEWRTEVLKRLEGLERRVEVVEKTSSSKVADLEQVVSQLKSELNDRDQEALLADLDVGNLPESTGENTTHTVTVLAAKLGVQLSSTDIVFAERVGAVERSPTGDATAAEERRARRIVVRLARRDLRDELLRAARVRRTLSSADLGAPGAPRRVYVNERLTRANRVLFHQAREECRRLQWRYSWTKRGRIYVRQGDGKPVFSIRCDADLARVFNCANVSQTA
- the LOC121739061 gene encoding MAPK regulated corepressor interacting protein 2; amino-acid sequence: MYTVSKGPSKIVAKTRRGLAQNLERLDSRKDHNRKSSDSDNGEIIAMPKPVFHSNGKKTVHQKVQYNVITPQHEEMIKYISETWTQTANADSEPSTPTSTIGSGSSSPAPPSSLYYQDEAPSPVLHDFKPFDLETWWGKRLFHNITSSL